CGCCAGCCGTCGGGGTCCTCGTAGAAGGCCGCGTTAGGCTTGTAGCAGGCGGCGTGTTCGTGCGTGGCGTCGATGATCCGACGGTTGAACGCCCACCGCGGGAGGTCCCGGTCCAGCAGGTGCTCGGGCAGGCGGTCGGGGTCGGGGTCGAGCCCGACGCTCACGACGCTGTCGACCGCGTCGATGCGGTCGGCCAGCCGATCGAAGAAGGTCATACCGGGGGCTGGCCCGGTACGCACTACAAGGTTCCCATTACCCGCTCGCCCCGTACACGACCCGGACGCTCGTCGTGACGGAGACGTCGCCGGTCTCGATGCTCGTGTCACCGTCGCCCGATTCGGCCATCGCGGCGTCGTACCTGACCGGCCGGAAGTTCCCGCCGGTCGCGTCGACGCGCTGGACGCCGGTGACCGAGAGGTCGCCCGCGTTCGCGAGCGTGTCGGCCTGTCGGTCCGCGTCGTTCATGGCGTCCTCGAGCGCCTGGTCGCGGAGGTCCGCGCGGGTGTCGTCGGCCAGCGTGAACCGGACCGACTGGACTTCCGCGCCAGCGTCCGCGGCGGCGTCGACGACCGCGCCGGCGCGGTCGGTGTTCGAGAGGGTCACCTCGAAGGCGTGGATGCCGCGCAGTTCGGGGCCGGAATCGCCGCCCTCACGCGGCGGTCCGCGCCGGGGCGGTTCCTCGATCCGGTAGTCGACCGTCTCGACGCTGTCGTCGTCGACGCCAGCCTCGGAGAGGGCGCTCCGGAGGTCACTCGCGCCACTGGAGAGCTCCGAGCGGATAGCGCTCGGCTCCCCTCCCTCTGCGGTGACCGCGAGTCTGAGCACCGCCTCGTCGGGCTGGGCGCTCGCTTCGCCCTCACCCGAGACGGTGATCGTCTGGTTGTCCGTTCCGCCGTCTGTCTGGGCCGGTTCCGCGCCGCCCCCGTCGAGCGCCAGGACGGTCCCCGCCGCGCCGACAGTGAGGACGACGGCGGCCAGGGCCGCCAGGAGTGCTGTCTTTCGCATGCAGGGGTGACTTCTCCGGCGACCGTTGAATACTCGCCGGAGAGTCAAACGCGGGTTTGAGTCTCGGGAGCCGACGCGAACACTCAAACCCCGTCGCCGGTAACGGACGGGCGATGTCGCCGCCCCTCGCGGTCGCGTTCGACCTGGACTACACGCTCGCCGTCACCGACAGGGACCGCCAGGCGCTGCTCGACGACGCGACCGAGCGGGCCGGTGCGCCGCCCCTCGCCCGCGGGGACTACCTCGACGCCCACGGGACCGTGGCGGCCACCGAGACGCGGGCGCCCATCTTCGATCGCCTCCTGACCGACGGCACCGATCCCGAGACCGTCGCGACCGCCTACCGGCGGGCGATCGAGGACGCGCTCGAACCGGTCGCGGGGGTCGCGGACCTCCTGGAAGCACTCCGGGAGGACTACCGGGTCGGCCTGCTGACCGACGGGCCCCAGACCGCCCAGCGCGGCAAACTCGACGAGCTGGAGTGGGCGGGGCTGTTCGACGCCGTCGTCATCACCGGCACGTTGCCCGCCGGGAAGCCGGACGAGCGTGCCTTCGCGGCGATCTGTTCGGAACTGGGGGTCGAGCCGGTCGAGACGGCGTACGTCGGCGACCGTCCCGAGGTAGACGTCGCGGGCGCGGCCGCGGCCGGCCTCGCCACTGTGCAGGTGTGCTATCCCGGCGGCCCCGACCCCCATCCGGCGGCCGACGCGACGGTCGCCCGGGACGAACTGGTCGAAACGCTACCCGACATTCTCGCGGCGCTGTAGTCACGCCGCGTCGTCGCTGTCGTCGCTCGCGGCCGCCACCAGCACGTCGACGGCCGCCTTCACCGCCGCGCCGGACTCGACGAAGAGGAGCGCCCGCGGCGGGTCGACGGCTTTCGGCCGCACGCGCAGGTCGCTTCTCTCGGCGGCCTCGGCCGCGTCCGTGCCGGCCGCGACGCCGGCTCGCAGCTCCAGATAGGCCCGGTCTGGCTGGACGGCCACGTCGGCCACTCGGTCGCCGTCGCGGTCGATGCCGTAGGCGAACGCGCCGTCGGCGGTCGGTTCCACGTCCGGGTCGGCGTCGACGACTGCCATCGCCGCCAGCGGGCCGGTCTCGCGGCCCGTCACCTCGGAGGCGAGCAGTTGCGCGATGCGGCGGCCGTCGGTGACGCGGTCCTCGACCATCAGAGATCACCCAGCGCGCGCTCGGCTGCGTCGGTCACGTCCAGGCCTTCGCGTTTCGCGTAGACGACCGCGGCGGCCTCGACGGTCACGCCCAGGTCCGCCTGCAGCGAGTTGATCTCCGCGACGGCCGCCTGTTTCTCGATGCCGGCCTCGACCAGCAGATCCAGGATGCGCTCGAACGTCGACCGCTGCTGGAGGATCGACTCCTCGGGGACGAACCCCTCGGGCACGTCGACGGCGTCCGGGTCGAACTCGGCGGTCACGTCGCCGTCGGTGCGACTGATCAACCCCTCGCCCGCGGCGACGTCGAGCAGGCGCTTCGCCTGGTCGGGGGTGAACCAGTCCCGATCCAGCGAGAGGGCGACGACGAACTCGCTCTCCCCCATCGCGGTCCGGCCCTGCTGGCGGAAGGGGGCGGCGACGGCCGTCCGGAGACTCATCGTCTCCCCCGGCGACCGGGACCGTCCTAAACCCATCGGATGGACCCAGGGATTCGAGTCGAGAGGTTCAAGTGGACGCCTGCGAATTTCCGGGTATGAAAGGACAGGGACGTTCCCCGCGCAAGCGCACCGGCGGTCGGCTGCGACCGAACCACAAGAAGCGAAAGCACGAACTCGGCGGCGAGCCGACCGAGACGCAGGTCGGCGACGCGAAGCTGAAGTTCGTCGACACGCGCGGTAACACCGACAAGGTCCGCGCCATCGAGGTCGACACCGCGAGCGTCGCCACCGACGACGGGACGATCGCCGCCGAGATCGAGAACGTCGCCGAGAACGGCGCGAACCCCAACTACGCCCGCCGGAACATCGTCACGAAGGGCGCCATCCTCGAGACCAGCGAGGGCCGCGTCCGCGTCACGTCCCGCCCCGGCCAGGACGGCCAGGTCAACGGCGTCCTCGTCGAGGAGTAGGCCGCTTCGGCGCTCTCGATTTCTCGCGTTCGACCGACTGGTGAGCACCGGGGTTCCGATCCAGTGTCGGCCACAAGATACGTCCCCTCCCGACCCCACTCCCTTGTATGGACAGACGACGGTTCCTCGAAGCGACAGGTATCACGGCGGTCGGCATCTCCCTGGCGGGTTGCTCCGGCGGCTCCGGCGGGAACGACGCCGGGACGGGGACGCTCGCGACGCTGGTCACCGACCAGCCGGGCGACATCACCGACTTCGAGACGCTGGTCCTGCGCGTCTCGGCCCTCCGGACGGTCCGCGCGGGCGCCGAGGCGACCGACGACGGCGAAGCGGAGACCGCGACCGCCGACGCGGGGTCGGCGACCGAGGCTGCGGAAGCGGACGACG
Above is a genomic segment from Halorientalis sp. LT38 containing:
- a CDS encoding SIMPL domain-containing protein — encoded protein: MRKTALLAALAAVVLTVGAAGTVLALDGGGAEPAQTDGGTDNQTITVSGEGEASAQPDEAVLRLAVTAEGGEPSAIRSELSSGASDLRSALSEAGVDDDSVETVDYRIEEPPRRGPPREGGDSGPELRGIHAFEVTLSNTDRAGAVVDAAADAGAEVQSVRFTLADDTRADLRDQALEDAMNDADRQADTLANAGDLSVTGVQRVDATGGNFRPVRYDAAMAESGDGDTSIETGDVSVTTSVRVVYGASG
- a CDS encoding HAD family hydrolase, with translation MSPPLAVAFDLDYTLAVTDRDRQALLDDATERAGAPPLARGDYLDAHGTVAATETRAPIFDRLLTDGTDPETVATAYRRAIEDALEPVAGVADLLEALREDYRVGLLTDGPQTAQRGKLDELEWAGLFDAVVITGTLPAGKPDERAFAAICSELGVEPVETAYVGDRPEVDVAGAAAAGLATVQVCYPGGPDPHPAADATVARDELVETLPDILAAL
- a CDS encoding DUF2240 family protein, producing the protein MSLRTAVAAPFRQQGRTAMGESEFVVALSLDRDWFTPDQAKRLLDVAAGEGLISRTDGDVTAEFDPDAVDVPEGFVPEESILQQRSTFERILDLLVEAGIEKQAAVAEINSLQADLGVTVEAAAVVYAKREGLDVTDAAERALGDL
- a CDS encoding 30S ribosomal protein S8e encodes the protein MKGQGRSPRKRTGGRLRPNHKKRKHELGGEPTETQVGDAKLKFVDTRGNTDKVRAIEVDTASVATDDGTIAAEIENVAENGANPNYARRNIVTKGAILETSEGRVRVTSRPGQDGQVNGVLVEE